CGGCGGGTCCGGCAACTGCTGCTGGCGGGCCTGGCGGTGCTGGTCTCCGCCGGCTGGTGGGTGGCGCTCGTCGAGCTGGTCCCGGCCAGCGCCCGCCCGTACATCGGCGGGTCGCAGGGCAACAGCGTCCTGGAACTCACCCTCGGCTACAACGGCCTTGGCCGGATCACCGGCGACGAGGTGGGCAGCGTCGGCGGCGGTGGCGGGCGGCCGGGAGGCGGCGGTGGCCCGTTCTCCGGTCAGACCGGCGTGCTGCGGATGTTCGGCGGCGAGATCGGCGGTCAGATCTCCTGGCTGCTACCGGCCGCGCTGATCCTGCTGGTGGCCGGCCTGCTGGTGGCCGGTCGCGCGGCCCGCACCGACCGCACCCGGGCCGGGCTGCTGCTGTGGGGCGGCTGGCTGCTGGTCACCGGCCTGATCTTCAGCTTCATGTCCGGGATCTTCCACGCCTACTACACGGTGGCGCTCGCCCCGGCGATCGGCGCGCTGGTCGGCATCGGCGTGACAGTGCTCTGGCGGCAGCGCCACCCACAGCCCGCACCGGGTGACGACGCGCCAGCCGGCTCGCGCTGGCAGCGGTGGCGTCCCCTCGCGGCCACGGCGACCCTCGCCGGCACCCTCGCGGTCACCGTCTGGTGGGCGTGGGTGCTGCTCGGGCGCAGCCCCGACTGGTACCCGTGGCTGCGCACCACCGTGCTGGTCGCCGGTCTGCTCGGCGCGGCGCTGATCCTGCTGGTCACCCGGCTTCCCCGCCGGTTGGTGCCGGTCGTCCTGGGCCTCGGCGCGGCGGCGGCCCTCGCGGGCCCGGTGGCGTACGCGGTCCAGACCGCGGCGACCCCGCACACCGGGTCGATTCCCAGCGCCGGCCCGTCCGTGGCGGGCGGGTTCGGGCGCGGCGGCTTCCCCGGAGGGCGACCACCCGGCGGCATGGGACTGCCGAACGGCGGCCAGTTCCCGGGTGGCGCGCAGAACGGCGGCGGCCAGTTCCCGGGTGGGGGCCGTGACGGCGGTCAGACGCCCACGTCCCCTGGTGGTGGTCGACAGGTACCCGGTGGGCAGGGACGCCCCGGCGGTGGGGGAATGGGCGGGCTGCTCGACGCCCGCGAGCCCAGTGCCGCCCTGCGTGAGCTGCTGGAGCGCGACAGCGCCGACTACACCTGGGTCGCGGCCACCGTCGGCTCCAACAACGCCTCCGGCTACCAGCTCGCCACCGGTGACCCGGTGATGCCGATCGGCGGGTTCAACGGCAGTGACCCGTCACCGACCCTCGCGCAGTTCCAGCGTCACGTCGCCGACGGCAAGATCCACTACTTCATCGGTGGTGGCGGCTTCCGGGCCAACGGCGGCAGCTCCGCCTCCCAGGAGATCGCCGCCTGGGTCACGGAGAACTTCACCGCGCAGACCGTCGACGGTGTCACCGTCTACGACCTGAGCACCGGCCGGGACGCGTCGTGACCGCGCTCAGCGGCCCCCGGGCCGCCGTCCAGGCCCGACCCGCCGCCGGTGCGGTGCTGGACGTGGTGATCCCGGTCTACAACGAGGAGACCGACCTCGGGTCGTGCGTACGGCGGCTGCACTCGCACCTGAGCGAGCACTTCCCGTACCCGTTCCGGATCACCATCGCCGACAACGCCAGCGTCGACGACACCCTGACGGTGGCCCACGGCCTCGCCGGCGAGCTGCCCGGTGTCGAGGTGCTGCACCTGGACGCCAAGGGGCGGGGGAGGGCGCTGTCGGCGGCCTGGTCCGCCTCGTCCGCGCCGGTGCTGGCGTACATGGACGTGGACCTGTCCACCGACCTGGCGGCGCTGCTGCCGCTGGTCGCGCCGCTCATCTCCGGGCACTCCGACCTGGCCATCGGCACCCGGCTGGCGCGTACCTCCCGGGTGGTGCGCGGGGCGAAGCGGGAGGTGATCTCCCGGGCCTACAATCTGCTGCTGCGCGGCGCGTTGGCCGCGCGGTTCTCCGACGCGCAGTGCGGGTTCAAGGCGATCCGCGCCGACGTGGCCGTCGAGCTGCTGCCGTTGGTGCGCGACACCGGCTGGTTCTTCGACACCGAGCTGCTGGTGCTCGCCCAGCGGGCCGGGCTGCGCATCCACGAGGTGCCGGTGGACTGGGTCGACGACCCGGACAGCCGGGTCGACATCGTCGCCACGGCCCTGGCCGACCTGCGCGGGATGGGTCGGCTGGGCCGGGCGCTGCTGACCGGCGCGCTGCCGCTCACCGACCTGCGCGCACAACTCGGGCGGGCGCCGCTAACCGCGCGGCCGGAGCAGCTCGACCGAGCGCCGCTGAGGCAGGTGCCGGTCGGGTTGCCACGGCAACTGGTCCGGTTCGCGGCGGTGGGGGTGGCCAGCACCCTCGCGTACCTGGTGCTCTTCGTGGCCACCCGGGGCGCGCTCGGCGCGCAGCCGGCGAACCTGCTGGCGTTGCTGGTGACCGCGGTGGCCAACACGGCCGCGAACCGGCGGTTGACGTTCGGCATCAGCGGTCGGCGGCACGCCGGCCGGCACCACCTGCAGGGGCTGCTCGCCTTCGGCCTGGGCCTCGCGTTGACCAGCGGGTCGCTGGCCGTGCTGCACGCGGCGCACGCCGCTCCCGCCCGGCCGGTGGAGCTGGCCGTGCTGGTGGCCGCGAACCTGGCCGCCACTGTGCTGCGTTTCGTTCTGCTGCGCCTCGGCATGCACCACCGGCGCGGCTGAGGAGGTCAGCGCCGCCGCCGGCTGGGCCCGCCGCACAGGTCAGGCGGCCTCAGCCTGCGGCGGCCCGGCGCACCAACCGGCGTGCCTCGTCGCGGGGCACGCCGGTGGCCCGGAGCAGATCGTTGACGGCGGTACGCAGCTGGGAGACGACGATCGTGCCGGAGAAGCCGAGTCCCTGTCGGCACGCCGCGCCCGCCTCGCGGACCGCGTGCAGCGCCCGTTCGCGGGCCTGCACCGGCTCCCGCGTGGCGAGGAACTCCCGATGCAGCAACCGAACGGCCTCTCCCAGGTGCTCCACCGCGGCCGGCAGGTCGGCCGGCACCGGTTCCTCGTCATGCAGTGTGGTGACGATCCGGCGGACCAGACCGCGGCTGTTGCGGAAGGCCCGCTCCATGTGCTCCACCCCGCCGCGGTACGCGCGGAGTGCCCTCCGTCGGCGCCACCGCACCGGGGATAGCCGGACGACCTCGTCGGCGGCGGTCACCACCTCGCTGAGCCGGTCCAGCTCGGGTTCGGCGGCGCGCATCCGGGACAGCACCTCCTTCGCCCGCCCGATGTCCCCATCCGCGAGTGCCTCCGCGGAGGCGGTCATCTCCCGGGCGAAGAGGTCCAGGGCGGGGTCCGCGGCGCGGCGTACGGTCCGCAGCGGGTTGATCGGCAGGAGCACGAGCACCACGAACAGTCCCACCGCTCCGCCGACCAGCGCGTTGAGCGTTCGGGGTAGCTCCAGGTCCGGCGCGGTCGGGGTGAGGGTGGCGATGAGCACCGCCGTACCGCCGGCCTGGGTCACCAATGCTCCGGTGCCGCGCACCAGCAACGCCAGCGTGATCGCCAGGAAGACGATCACCCCGGTCTGCCACGGCCCGGTGCCGAACAGGCGGATCAGCAGGTCACCCGCCCCGATGCCGAGCACCACCCCGGCGACCAGCTCCAATGTGCGACGGGCACGACTGCCGAGGGACGCCGCGATCACACCGACGGCTGCCGCGGGCGCGAACGTCGGCTCCGTGTTGCCGAGGACCTCGCGGGCCACCAGCCAGGACAGCGCGGCGGCCAGACCAGCCTGGAACCCCACGATCAGGTACGTCTGCAACCGGCGGTAGCCGGCCCGACGGGCAGCGGAGACCCGGGAACGCAGGCTGCCCGGCCCCACTCGCTCGCCGGGAGCCCCGGCCGTCGCGTTCATGGTCGCGGTTACCCGGTGCGACCGGCGACCGAACCTGTCCGCGCGGTCAGGCCGGGTGGGCCATGGTCGCGGCCAGCGTCACCACCCCGGGCAACCGGGTGTCCTGGCGCAGGAACTGCACCACCACCGGCACCGACGAGCGCAGCAGGCAGCCGTACGGTCGGTCCAGTCGCACGGCCTCGGGGTCGATCAGGTCGTTGAGCCGGACGTGGCGTACCCGCCGGGCGTCGACGGTCAGGGTGTAGGGGCCGACCGGCTCGGCGTCCTCGTAATAGATGCGCAGGTCGATGTCGGCGCGGGTGTCGGTGGTGTTGAGGACGCAGATCTGGTCGAAGCTGGTGAACGCCGGTTCGGGTCCGTTGCTGGGGAACGGGATGTGCCCGCCCGGCACGACCCAAAGGCGGGCGCCGACGTCGGGCATCAGGTCTCCTCCAGCAGTCGGGCGAGGTCGGGGCTGCGGAACACGCCGTCCGGGTCGAGCCGCTGGCGTGCCGCCTGGAAGTCGTCCCAGCGGGGATAGAGGGGCCGCAGGTCACGCGCTGTCAGCCAGTGCTTCTTGCCCCAGTGCGGTCGACCGCCGTACTGGCGGAACACCGCCTCCATGTCCCGGAAGTAGTCCTCGTACGGCAGGGACGTGTTCTGTAGGCAGGCGATGGTCGTGGTCGGCCGGCCGTACGCGTTGCTCAACCAGATGTCGTCGGCGGCGATGCTGCGCACCAGCACCCGCCACCCGGCGACGGTGCGATGCCGTTGCATGATGCGCCGTCGGACCTCGGCGAAGCAGGCGGGGAACGCCTCCGACGGCAGCATGTACTCGATCTCCTCGAACCGCAGGTCCCGTTCCTGGGGGATGGTGCGGTGGATCGGGCCGGACCGGACGTCGCGGGGCGCACCGAACGGTTCGGAGTCCGGCACCCGCGGCATGTCCCACCCGCGCTCGTCGGATGTCCCATCGGCACGGTTCAGGGTGCGGATCTGGGTCTGGTCGTTGCGCGGATACCAGTAGAAGTCCATGTTGCGGTTGGTGTGCTGCAACTCGGCGAGGTGGTCGAGGGTCCAGTCGAGGTGCGCGCACCAGCACCGCCGGTGCAACTCGTACCGGGGTTGCACGTCCAGGGTGACCTGGGTGACCACCCCGAGCGCGCCTAGCGACAGCCGCGCCGCGGGCAGCAGGTCTGCGTTCTCGTCGGCCGAGATCTCCAGGACGTCACCCGTGCCGGTGACCAGGCGGACGCCGGCCACCTGCGTGGACAGGTTGCCGAAGCCGAGTCCGGTGCCGTGCGTACCGGTGGCGGTCGCCCCGGCGATCGACTGGTAGTCCACGTCGCCGAGGTTGTCCATGGCCAGACCGGCGTCGTGCAGGCCCTCGCCGAGGGCCTTGAGCTTGGTGCCCGCCCACACCCGCGCCCGACCGGCGTCCTCGGTGATGACACCGGCGAGCCGGTCCACGCTGAGCAGGATGTCGTCGGTGCGGGTCAGGGGGCTCGACGAGTGGCCGGATCCCACTGGGCGGATCGTCCGACCGTCCTGCCGTGCCCGCACGACCAGGTCGCGGACGGTGTCCTCGTCGGCGGGCTCGGCGAACTCCCCGGGCGTGAACGAGAGGCTGCCAGACCAGTTGACGAACCGCCGCATGGCGCGGGTTACCCGACGGCGCGGCCGGTAGTCGCCCTACCCGCAGGCCTTCACCCATCTCGCGTTGATCGAGTGCCTGGTGCGGGGGACCGCGACGCCCTGCACGCCTGGGGCGAGCGCCCGGCCCGGCCGCTGACCGGCCGTCAACGGTCGGCGGAGCCCAGCACCTCGGCGAGGACCTCGACGACGCGTCGGGTGTGACGCCCGTCGGGGTCCTCGTCGGTGTTCAGGTCGGTGACGCTCATCCCGAGCAGCCGGTCGGCGCGGGCCAGTGGCGTGACCAGCGCGATCAGATCCGCCCAGCGGGGGCCGTCCGGCTCGGGATAGCTCACCGACGGCAGGTCCCGCGGGTCCACCACGTCCAGGTCGAGGTGCAGCCAGGCCGGGCCGTCCGCGCCGGTGGCCAGGCCCGCCCCGACCGTGCCCGCGCCCCGCCGCAGCAGTTCGGCGGCGGGCACCTGGTGGATGGCCGGGTCGATCCGGGCCGCCTCGGCGCGGCTGCTGTCGTCGGTGGCCGGGCGGTGCCCGAGCAGGTGGACCCGACCGGGGTCGAGCAGCGGGCCGTCGCAGCCGATGGCGGCGACCGGGCCGTGCCCGGTGACGATCGAGAGGTCCATGTCGGCGGCTTCGCCGGTCGGCGACGTCACGCCGTCGAGGAAGTCCGGGTGGGCGTCCACGAACCACAGCTCGGTAGTCGGCGGCAGGGCACGGCAGATGCCGGGCAGGATGGCGCAGTCGCCGCCGAGCACCAGGGGCCGCCGGCCGTCGGCGATCAGCGCCACGACGCGGGCGGTGATGGCCGCGCCGGCCCGGACCAGGCCGGCGGCGCCGATCACCCCGCTCGCCGGGTCCCGGACAGCGTCGCGCAGGCACGCCTCGTCCACCCGGCCACCGTCGTCGGCGGCCAGGGCGTCCAGCAGGCCGGCGTCGCGCAGCGCGGCGGGGGCCCGTTCCTCACCGCGCCCAGCGCCGGACGAGTCCAGCGGCGCGTCCACGACCGTCCAGCGCACGTCCGCAGCGTACCGGCGAGGTCCGGCCTCCCGGCCACATTCTGTGGCGAGGCTGGGAGTACGCCGATGTGCCCGCGACGGCGATGACGACCGGCGTACGGTGAGGGACAAGTCCGGCTTTCTGGGTCAAAAGCCTCACCGGTGTAGGCCCGGGACGCCGGTATCGAGACGGCGAGGGCAAGGAGCGATCGGTGAGACATCTGGCCTACCTGGACGCGGGATCCGGCAGCCTGATCGTGCAGGCGGTCGTCGGCGGGGTGGCCGGCGC
This portion of the Micromonospora zamorensis genome encodes:
- a CDS encoding D-arabinono-1,4-lactone oxidase; the protein is MRRFVNWSGSLSFTPGEFAEPADEDTVRDLVVRARQDGRTIRPVGSGHSSSPLTRTDDILLSVDRLAGVITEDAGRARVWAGTKLKALGEGLHDAGLAMDNLGDVDYQSIAGATATGTHGTGLGFGNLSTQVAGVRLVTGTGDVLEISADENADLLPAARLSLGALGVVTQVTLDVQPRYELHRRCWCAHLDWTLDHLAELQHTNRNMDFYWYPRNDQTQIRTLNRADGTSDERGWDMPRVPDSEPFGAPRDVRSGPIHRTIPQERDLRFEEIEYMLPSEAFPACFAEVRRRIMQRHRTVAGWRVLVRSIAADDIWLSNAYGRPTTTIACLQNTSLPYEDYFRDMEAVFRQYGGRPHWGKKHWLTARDLRPLYPRWDDFQAARQRLDPDGVFRSPDLARLLEET
- a CDS encoding arginase family protein; this encodes MRWTVVDAPLDSSGAGRGEERAPAALRDAGLLDALAADDGGRVDEACLRDAVRDPASGVIGAAGLVRAGAAITARVVALIADGRRPLVLGGDCAILPGICRALPPTTELWFVDAHPDFLDGVTSPTGEAADMDLSIVTGHGPVAAIGCDGPLLDPGRVHLLGHRPATDDSSRAEAARIDPAIHQVPAAELLRRGAGTVGAGLATGADGPAWLHLDLDVVDPRDLPSVSYPEPDGPRWADLIALVTPLARADRLLGMSVTDLNTDEDPDGRHTRRVVEVLAEVLGSADR
- a CDS encoding sensory rhodopsin transducer; this encodes MPDVGARLWVVPGGHIPFPSNGPEPAFTSFDQICVLNTTDTRADIDLRIYYEDAEPVGPYTLTVDARRVRHVRLNDLIDPEAVRLDRPYGCLLRSSVPVVVQFLRQDTRLPGVVTLAATMAHPA
- a CDS encoding FUSC family protein, whose product is MNATAGAPGERVGPGSLRSRVSAARRAGYRRLQTYLIVGFQAGLAAALSWLVAREVLGNTEPTFAPAAAVGVIAASLGSRARRTLELVAGVVLGIGAGDLLIRLFGTGPWQTGVIVFLAITLALLVRGTGALVTQAGGTAVLIATLTPTAPDLELPRTLNALVGGAVGLFVVLVLLPINPLRTVRRAADPALDLFAREMTASAEALADGDIGRAKEVLSRMRAAEPELDRLSEVVTAADEVVRLSPVRWRRRRALRAYRGGVEHMERAFRNSRGLVRRIVTTLHDEEPVPADLPAAVEHLGEAVRLLHREFLATREPVQARERALHAVREAGAACRQGLGFSGTIVVSQLRTAVNDLLRATGVPRDEARRLVRRAAAG
- a CDS encoding glycosyltransferase, which codes for MTALSGPRAAVQARPAAGAVLDVVIPVYNEETDLGSCVRRLHSHLSEHFPYPFRITIADNASVDDTLTVAHGLAGELPGVEVLHLDAKGRGRALSAAWSASSAPVLAYMDVDLSTDLAALLPLVAPLISGHSDLAIGTRLARTSRVVRGAKREVISRAYNLLLRGALAARFSDAQCGFKAIRADVAVELLPLVRDTGWFFDTELLVLAQRAGLRIHEVPVDWVDDPDSRVDIVATALADLRGMGRLGRALLTGALPLTDLRAQLGRAPLTARPEQLDRAPLRQVPVGLPRQLVRFAAVGVASTLAYLVLFVATRGALGAQPANLLALLVTAVANTAANRRLTFGISGRRHAGRHHLQGLLAFGLGLALTSGSLAVLHAAHAAPARPVELAVLVAANLAATVLRFVLLRLGMHHRRG
- a CDS encoding glycosyltransferase family 39 protein, encoding MDRTETLPTAPAAPEPPTATRPVEQPPPTRRSPAWATPALVVLLLATGLLYLWGLGASGWANSFYAAAVQAGSVSWKAFLYGSSDAANSITVDKTPASLWLMALSVRIFGLNSWAMLVPQALCGVASVGVLYATVKRWYGPGAALIAGAVLAVTPVATLMFRFNNPDALLVLLLVAGAYATVRALETASTRWIVMVGVLVGFGFLTKMLQAFLVVPVFAGVYLLAAPTGLWRRVRQLLLAGLAVLVSAGWWVALVELVPASARPYIGGSQGNSVLELTLGYNGLGRITGDEVGSVGGGGGRPGGGGGPFSGQTGVLRMFGGEIGGQISWLLPAALILLVAGLLVAGRAARTDRTRAGLLLWGGWLLVTGLIFSFMSGIFHAYYTVALAPAIGALVGIGVTVLWRQRHPQPAPGDDAPAGSRWQRWRPLAATATLAGTLAVTVWWAWVLLGRSPDWYPWLRTTVLVAGLLGAALILLVTRLPRRLVPVVLGLGAAAALAGPVAYAVQTAATPHTGSIPSAGPSVAGGFGRGGFPGGRPPGGMGLPNGGQFPGGAQNGGGQFPGGGRDGGQTPTSPGGGRQVPGGQGRPGGGGMGGLLDAREPSAALRELLERDSADYTWVAATVGSNNASGYQLATGDPVMPIGGFNGSDPSPTLAQFQRHVADGKIHYFIGGGGFRANGGSSASQEIAAWVTENFTAQTVDGVTVYDLSTGRDAS